From the Pungitius pungitius chromosome 6, fPunPun2.1, whole genome shotgun sequence genome, one window contains:
- the c6h11orf96 gene encoding uncharacterized protein C11orf96 homolog codes for MAAVRQMVMEASGFHVLPAHLMASAMEEFPQQLPVPKGPARGKSRSRRPREARFKTQPVTFAEIAEVEEEGSSPLEEERARRSFLQSLENLRRSTQTLHCPPAAQHGCSAAPTQAGLDSSDSDSTQ; via the coding sequence ATGGCTGCCGTGCGTCAGATGGTCATGGAGGCCTCCGGCTTCCACGTCCTGCCGGCCCACCTCATGGCCTCGGCCATGGAGGAGTTCCCCCAGCAGCTGCCCGTCCCCAAAGGCCCAGCCAGGGGCAAGAGCCGCTCCCGCCGGCCCCGCGAGGCCCGCTTCAAAACGCAGCCGGTCACCTTCGCCGAGATcgcggaggtggaggaggagggctcctcgccgctggaggaggagagggcgcGCCGGTCCTTCCTGCAGTCCCTGGAGAACCTGCGGCGGAGCACGCAGACCCTCCACTGCCCGCCGGCCGCCCAGCACGGCTGCAGCGCCGCGCCTACGCAGGCCGGCCTGGACTCCAGCGACTCCGACTCCACCCAGTGA
- the alkbh3 gene encoding alpha-ketoglutarate-dependent dioxygenase alkB homolog 3 isoform X1 → MSDKRQRARVQGSWAKPLPKPPRPTAGSVSNNQQTGQVNPDPNSWGSGPQKTPKTFEFHQPTKRVRDVPAVKVIEQAGIHEISHGPSGVSRLRLLPGFLPPEEADWMFSKLLAELPWSQKTNYRQGAAYEEPRLTCWFGELPYTYARSTLAANTQWHPALSALRGAVEQASGCGFNSLLCNLYRDGHDSIGWHSDDEASLGRRPTIASLSLGDTRVFGVRKQPPPEENGDYTYVEQIRVPLGHGTLLVMDGAVQDDWQHQVAKEYHDRGPRINLTFRTMHPEPEGHRPGTRLRFTSNQS, encoded by the exons ATGTCGGATAAGCGTCAGCGGGCCAGAGTCCAGGGCTCCTGGGCCAAACCACTGCCCAAACCACCGCGACCCACAG cAGGTTCAGTCTCAAACAACCAACAAACCGGACAAGTTAACCCAGACCCTAATTCATGGGGAAGTGGGCCACAGAAGACCCCAAAGACGTTTGAGTTCCATCAGCCCACCAAG CGAGTTAGAGATGTTCCAGCGGTGAAAGTGATAGA ACAGGCAGGTATTCACGAGATCAGCCATGGACCATCGGGAGTGTCCAG ACTACGATTGCTTCCCGGGTTTCTGCCCCCAGAAGAGGCTGACTGGATGTTCAGTAAGCTGTTAGCTGAGCTTCCCTGGTCCCAGAAGACCAACTACAGACAAG GTGCTGCGTACGAGGAGCCCAGGCTGACCTGCTGGTTCGGAGAGCTGCCGTACACGTACGCGCGCTCCACCCtggctgcaaacacacag TGGCATCCGGCGCTGTCGGCGCTGCGCGGGGCGGTGGAGCAGGCGAGCGGCTGCGGCTTCAACTCGCTGCTGTGCAACCTGTACCGCGACGGCCACGACAGCATCGGCTGGCACAGCGACGACGAGGCCTCCCTCGGCCGCCGGCCCACCATCGCCTCCCTCAGCCTGGGCGACACCAGGGTGTTCGGCGTCCGGAAGCAGCCCCCCCCG GAGGAGAATGGCGACTACACTTATGTGGAGCAGATTCGGGTTCCTCTCGGTCACGGCACCCTTTTGGTGATGGACGGAGCCGTGCAGGACGACTGGCAG CATCAAGTGGCGAAAGAGTACCACGACCGAGGCCCACGCATCAACCTGACCTTCAGAACCATGCACCCCGAGCCGGAAGGCCACAGGCCGGGTACCAGGCTGCGATTCACATCCAACCAATCATAA
- the alkbh3 gene encoding alpha-ketoglutarate-dependent dioxygenase alkB homolog 3 isoform X2: MSDKRQRARVQGSWAKPLPKPPRPTGSVSNNQQTGQVNPDPNSWGSGPQKTPKTFEFHQPTKRVRDVPAVKVIEQAGIHEISHGPSGVSRLRLLPGFLPPEEADWMFSKLLAELPWSQKTNYRQGAAYEEPRLTCWFGELPYTYARSTLAANTQWHPALSALRGAVEQASGCGFNSLLCNLYRDGHDSIGWHSDDEASLGRRPTIASLSLGDTRVFGVRKQPPPEENGDYTYVEQIRVPLGHGTLLVMDGAVQDDWQHQVAKEYHDRGPRINLTFRTMHPEPEGHRPGTRLRFTSNQS; this comes from the exons ATGTCGGATAAGCGTCAGCGGGCCAGAGTCCAGGGCTCCTGGGCCAAACCACTGCCCAAACCACCGCGACCCACAG GTTCAGTCTCAAACAACCAACAAACCGGACAAGTTAACCCAGACCCTAATTCATGGGGAAGTGGGCCACAGAAGACCCCAAAGACGTTTGAGTTCCATCAGCCCACCAAG CGAGTTAGAGATGTTCCAGCGGTGAAAGTGATAGA ACAGGCAGGTATTCACGAGATCAGCCATGGACCATCGGGAGTGTCCAG ACTACGATTGCTTCCCGGGTTTCTGCCCCCAGAAGAGGCTGACTGGATGTTCAGTAAGCTGTTAGCTGAGCTTCCCTGGTCCCAGAAGACCAACTACAGACAAG GTGCTGCGTACGAGGAGCCCAGGCTGACCTGCTGGTTCGGAGAGCTGCCGTACACGTACGCGCGCTCCACCCtggctgcaaacacacag TGGCATCCGGCGCTGTCGGCGCTGCGCGGGGCGGTGGAGCAGGCGAGCGGCTGCGGCTTCAACTCGCTGCTGTGCAACCTGTACCGCGACGGCCACGACAGCATCGGCTGGCACAGCGACGACGAGGCCTCCCTCGGCCGCCGGCCCACCATCGCCTCCCTCAGCCTGGGCGACACCAGGGTGTTCGGCGTCCGGAAGCAGCCCCCCCCG GAGGAGAATGGCGACTACACTTATGTGGAGCAGATTCGGGTTCCTCTCGGTCACGGCACCCTTTTGGTGATGGACGGAGCCGTGCAGGACGACTGGCAG CATCAAGTGGCGAAAGAGTACCACGACCGAGGCCCACGCATCAACCTGACCTTCAGAACCATGCACCCCGAGCCGGAAGGCCACAGGCCGGGTACCAGGCTGCGATTCACATCCAACCAATCATAA
- the hsd17b12a gene encoding very-long-chain 3-oxoacyl-CoA reductase-A, whose translation MNWMNAEETLRGAEAPLFWVGALTVASLALWLLYRLLSGFRIWVLGNGQLLSPKLGKWAVVTGATDGIGKSYAEELARRGFAMMLISRSQDKLEDVATSLKEQFKVETRTIAVDFGKTDIYEKIEAGLAGLEIGVLVNNVGVSYPYPEYYLEIPDLDNFITNMINVNITSVCQMTRLVLPRMSKRSKGVILNISSASGMYPVPLLTAYSSTKAFVDFFSRGLHEEYRRQGIIIQSVLPFFVVTKMTRIKKPTLDKPTPERYVAAELSTVGLQGQTNGYFPHAVMGWLTTKLVPMKLVIFFGARMNRLQRTGYLQRKKLREQRNGGALKSD comes from the exons ATGAACTGGATGAACGCCGAGGAGACGCTCCGCGGGGCCGAGGCGCCTCTCTTCTGGGTCGGCGCGCTCACCGTGGCCTCCCTGGCGCTGTGGCTGCTCTACAGGCTGCTCTCGGGCTTCAGGATCTGGGTGCTGGGGAACGGGCAGCTGCTCTCTCCGAAGCTGGGCAAGTGGGCAG tTGTGACGGGAGCCACGGATGGAATCGGGAAATCCTATGCGGAGGAG ctgGCTCGCCGAGGATTCGCCATGATGCTGATCAGTCGCTCCCAGGACAAGCTGGAGGACGTGGCCACGTCGCTAA AGGAGCAGTTTAAAGTCGAGACCAGAACCATTGCAGTCGACTTTGGCAAGACGGACATCTACGAGAAGATCGAGGCGGGCCTGGCCGGTCTAGAAATTGGAGTCCTTG TAAACAACGTCGGCGTGTCGTACCCCTACCCCGAGTACTACCTGGAAATTCCCGACCTCGACAAC TTCATCACAAACATGATCAACGTCAACATCACCTCAGTGTGCCAG ATGACCCGTCTGGTGCTGCCCAGAATGAGTAAGAG GTCCAAAGGTGTAATCCTGAACATCTCCTCCGCAAGCGGCATGTACCCCGTCCCTCTGCTTACGGCCTATTCCTCCACAAAG GCCTTTGTGGATTTCTTCTCTCGTGGCCTTCACGAGGAGTACAGGCGTCAAGGCATCATCATTCAG AGCGTGCTGCCGTTCTTCGTGGTCACCAAAATGACTCGCATCAAGAAGCCCACCCTGGACAAGCCCACGCCGGAGCGCTATGTGGCGGCTGAGCTCTCCACTGTGGGTCTGCAGGGCCAGACCAACGGCTACTTCCCCCACGCTGTCATG GGTTGGCTGACCACCAAGCTGGTTCCGATGAAGCTGGTCATCTTCTTCGGCGCCAGGATGAACCGCCTGCAGCGCACCGGGTACCTGCAGCGCAAGAAGCTGCGCGAGCAGAGGAACGGAGGAGCTCTGAAGAGCGACTAG